In the Nocardioides panaciterrulae genome, TCTTCGAGGGGTTCGACCACGACGTGGACCTGGAGGTGGCCGGGGTCTACAGCTCGCCGTACGCCACCCACGTGCGCTACACGGTCAGCAAGTAGCGCCGAGCGCGTCGTGAACCGACGGCACCGCCCCGGTCACAGGTACGGTCGCAGCGCCTCGACCGACTCGGTGGGGACCTTGGCCGGGATGCCCCGACCGATGGCGCGGAGCCGCCAGTGCTCGCCGTCGCGGCGCAGCCTGGCCATCACCAGCCCGGTGTCGGGGACTCCCCCGGTCAGGGTGAACCGGGCCAGCTCGGTCCCCTGCTCGTCGACCAGGCGGCACCAGGCGTTGGCGATCCACTCCAGGGTGTGCCCCTGGTAGCTGCTCACCATCAGCATGAGGGAGTCGACGCGCGGGTAGACACGGGCCAGGTCCAGCTCGAGGGCCTCGTCGTCGCCCTCGCCGCTGCCGCTCAGGTTGTCGCCCAGGTGCACCACGGCTCCGTCGCGGGTCCGCAGGTTGTTGTAGAAGGCGAGGTCGAAGAGCTGCTCTCCCGCGAACTCGACCACCGAGGCGTCGAGGTCGACGTCGGGCGCGCCGGTGCCGATGAAGCCGGCGGTCCGGGCCTTGTCCCACCCCAGCCCCAGCCTCAGCCGGGTCAGCGGGCGGCCCTCCGGGTCGACCAGATCGATCTCCTGGCCACTGGTCAGCTGGTCCACGCTCGCCTCCTCCGTCACGCCCCCGCCACGACGTGTCGACCCTACCGCGGAGCCTTGAGACCAAGTCGAACAAATGTTCGATCCGGTGGCACAATGAGGGAATGGCCGGCGGGATGAACAAGCGCGGGAGCTACGGCCCGATGGCCGAGCGGGTCGCCGCCGGCCGCGCGCCCGCTCCGGGAGCGCCGCCGCCGGCGCCCGCGGCGGCTCCCCCGGTCCGGCCCTGCTGGGTCACCGACAGCCGGGGCCGGCTCCCGGGCCTGCTGCTCGAATGGCGACAGCGCCCCGACGGCTGGCACGGTCGCGTCGTGCACCCGGTCGAGGACGACGCCCACGCGTGGGTGGTCGTCGAGGAGTGGCTGCCCGCCGGGCTCCTGGACCCGGCATGACCCGCGGGCGGGCGCTCAGGCCATCTCGGAGACGCGGCGGATCAGGTCCAGGCTCGGGAAGGTGTCGCCCTGCACCTTGTCCAGCAGCACCCGGCAGTACGCCGCCCGCTGCTCGTCGTCGGCCATCTCCTCGATCAGGTCCATCATCGTGGCGGACGGGTAGGGATCGTTCTCGACCTTGCTCAGCAGCGCGTCGAACAGCTGGGTGCGCACGTCGTCCTCGTCGGTGGCCATCGGGTCTCCTCTTCTCGCGGGTCGAGTAGGCCCTTACCCAGGCCGACCCGCCCCGATGCCCCGCGGGTCCCCGCCGGTCATCGAAAATTTGTCGTACGGATAGTGCCGTGACGGGTGTGGCGCAGGTTACGGTGCCGGGGCTTACCACTTGGAAGGAGCATCCATGAACCGTCATGGTCGTCGCCTCAGCGCGTTCTCGGTCGTCGCGCTCACGACGCTGGCCCTCGGGGTCGCCACCGGCCCCGGGTCGAGCGCGGAGGTCGGCAAGGCCCCGCGAGCCGGCACCGCCGGTCACGCCGCGGGCCAGCAGTCCACCCTCAGCTCGGGCCTCGCGGCCCGGGGCGCCTACAAGCACGCGGCGAAGTCGCGGAAGAACGGCTACATCAAGCTCGACCTCCTGGCGCTCAACGACTTCCACGGCAACCTGGAGGGCCCCACCGGCTCGATCAACGGCGTTGCCGCGGGCGGCGCGACGAACCTCGCCCACCTGATCCGCGAACAGCGCAAGATCTCCCGCGCCAACGGCGCCAAGCCGCTGACGGTGGCTGCCGGCGACCTGATCGGCGCCTCGCCGCTGCTGTCCGCGGCGTTCCACGACGAGCCCACGATCGAGACCATGAACAAGATCGGTCTCCAGGTCAGCGCGGTGGGCAACCACGAGTTCGACGAGGGCTGGCAGGAGTTGCGCCGGATGGCGAACGGCGGCTGCCTCGACGACGGCGACGGCGCCAACGGCGCCGACTCCTGCCCCGGCGGCAAGCAGTTCGCGGGCGCCGACTTCCCCTACCTCGGCGCCAACGTCAAGTGGGCGGACCCGTCGGGCCACAAGCGGGACACCGTCTTCCCGGCCACCCACATGATGAAGGTGCACGGCGTCAAGGTCGGCTTCATCGGCATGACCCTGGAGGGCACGCCCGCGATCGTGAGCCAGGCCGGCATCCAGGGCCTGCAGTTCACCGACGAGGTGGAGACCGCGAACGCGCTGGTGCCCGAGCTGCGCGCCCGGGGCGTGGAGTCGATCGTGGTGCTCCTGCACGAGGGCCTGTTCCAGCGCAAGGACACCTCGGCGTACGACGGCTGCATCGACCCCGACGGCCCGGCGCTCGCGATCGCGCAGCAGCTCAGCCCCGCGATCGACGCCGTGGTCTCCGGCCACACCCACCAGGCCTACAACTGCGTCGTCCAGGACCCGGAGGGCCAGCCGCGGCTGCTCACCAGCGCCTCGTCGTACGGCAAGATGATCACCAAGCTGCACCTGCTCATCGACCCGCGGACGCGAGACATCGTGCGGCCGGCCGAGTACGCCCAGAACATGATCGTCCGGGCCGACCCGGACCACTCGTGGTCCCCGAGCATCGCCAAGCTGATCGCCGGCTACAACACGCTGGTCGAGCCGATCAAGAACGCGGTCATCGGCCACATCGAGGGCGGCGCCACCGTCTCGAGGTCGCCGGACGCGGACGGCGGTGACTCGCCGCTGGGCAACCTGATCGCCGACTCGCAGAAGGCCGACACGACCGTGGTCCAGGCCGACGGCACCAAGCCGGTGATCGCGCTGATGAACCCCGGCGGCATCCGCGCCGACCTCGTCCCCGACGCCAACGGCGACGTCACCTACGGGGCGGCGTTCACGGTCCAGCCGTTCAACAACAACGTGGTCTCGATGGACCTGACCGGCGCCCAGATCAAGGAGCTGCTCAACGAGCAGTGGAACGGCACCAACGAGGGCAGCGGCCAGAAGATCCTCCAGGTCTCCGGCCTGAGCTACACCTGGGATCGGTCGGAGGCGGCGCTGCCCACCACCGACGCGCTCGTGGGTGACGTGATGGTCGACGCCGACGGCGACCCGGGCACGCCGATGGTGGCGCTGGACGACGCAGCGACCTACCGGGTGGTGGCCAACAGCTTCCTCTCCGACGGTGGCGACAGCTTCGCCACCTTCAAGGACAGCCAGGACAAGCTGATCGGTGGGCTCGACATCGACTCGCTGCGCACCTACCTCGAGGCGAACAACCCGACGCCGGTCCCGGTGACGGACCGGATCTCCTCGCAGGACTGATCCACCCCCGCAAGGCGACGGGCCCCGCTCCGGATCGGAGCGGGGCCCGTCGTACGTGCTGGAGACGGCGGCCGTCGGGTCAGGCGGCGACCACCTCGGCGGAGGACGCCAGCGCCTCCGCGGCCGCCTGCGCACCGAGCCGGAACAGGTCGGCGGTGTGGCCGAAGTCGAAGACCGGGCCGCAGTCGAAGGTCTCGTCCAGCTTGCACCGCACGACCTCGACCCCCTCGGGTAGCGACGGCTCGTCCCGGTTCCGCACCGACGCGGCCAGCGACGCGATCAGCACGTCGAGTGGGTTGCGCAGGTTGCGCATCGTCGTGGGCCGACGCGTCACGTCGAGCACCCAGACCCGGTCGCCGGGACGCGCCACCTCGACCGCACCGGAGAGCGGGACGTTCTCCGCGACGCCGGCGTCCACGTGGGTGGAGAGACCGTCCTCGCCGCGCAGCAGCACGGGCGGGAAGATGCCCGGCAACGCCGCCGACGCGGCGATCAGGTCGGGGATGTAGCCGTGGTCGTGGTGCACCGCGCGGCCGGTGGTGATGTCGGTCGTGGCCACCCGGACCGGGGTGGGCAGGTTCTCCAGGTGGTAGGTCGGGACCCACTCCGAGACCAGGCGCCGCAGCCGGTCCGCGGAGAAGAGGTAGGGCCGGCGGCGGAAGACGTTGACCACGACGCTGTGCCGGCGCCCGCACAGCGCCTCCTCGCTCATGCCGCACCAGACGTCCTCGAGGTCCGCGATCCCGCGCTCCCCGGGGTGGGCGGCCATGAAGCAGGCGTTGATGGCGCCCACCGAGCCGCCGATCAGCATGTCGGGGACGATCCCGGCGTCCCACAGGCCCCGGAGCATCCCCACCTGGCCGGCGCCGCGAGAACCGCCTCCAGACAGGATGAAGATGTTGCGACGGGTGGACATGTCCGGACTCTCCCCGGTCCGGACGGACTTCAATCCTGCTCTGCCCAGGTCGGGGCCATTCGTTACCGATCCGAGCCTTACCCAGATCAGGAGATGACGAGCGGCCCCGCACGGGCGTACAGCGGAAGCAGGGGCACGGCCGCACCCCGCCACCAGGTCCGGTGGCGTCTCCGTCACCGGTGAGATCGACCGAATCGAGGACGGACATGAAGATCCGAACGGCAGCCGCGCTGCTCGCCCTGACCGCTCCGACCGTCGCCGGAGCCGCGGTCCTGCAGGACTCCGCGACGGCGCAACCGGTCACCCACACCGCGCACCTCGTCCTGTACGAGACCGCGAGCCACAACCTCGGCAGGACTCACTTCGTCGGCACCGACCGAGTGACCGACGCGGCCTCGGGCCGGACCGTCGGCTACGACACCATCACCGGCCACTTCTTCCCGAAGCAGAAGACGGCCAGGATCCAGGCCGCCTTCGCGTTCCGCGGCGGGATCGTGGTGGCCAAGGTGCACCTCGTCGACGGCGGACCGAAGTTCCGGGGACGCATCGTCGCGGCGACCGGAGCGTACGACGGCGCCACCGGCACCGTCTCCGGACACGAGGGGAAGGGGAAGCGCACCTTCGTCACGCTCACCTGGACCAAGTGAGCGTGCCGGCTCACGCCTGGACGGGCACCTCGTAGACGTTGTCGGCGCGGTGCCCCGCCCGCTCGTGGATGCGCTGGACGGCCTCGGCACTCGGCGCCTCGGACAGGCAGAACACCATGCCGGACTCCGGGTCCGCCCAGGCGTGCTTGAAGTTGACGTGTTCGTCGCCCTGGATCGCGAGGTCCGCGTTGTGGGCCTCCATCAGCCCCTCGGGGGTCACCCCGGCCATCCCGGTGTGGACGTCCATGAACTCAGGCATGTCGTTTCCTTTCGGACGGTGTTCCCGGCCACTGTCATACGGCCGCTGTGCTCTGGCCACTGTGCTCTGGTCGAGCGCGGGCGCGACAGGGCCTTGTGGCCCGGTCGCGGGCCGGCCCCGACCGCCGGCCGTGACACCCTGGGGCCGTGGAGATCCTGCCTGCCGACCGGCCCGGCGCGTTCGTGGTCCGGGTCGACGGGGCGGACCAGTCCCTGGTCGACCTCGGGGACCCGACCCGGCTCGACTTCGACTACGTGCGCCGGATGGGCGACGTCCTCGACGCGTGGCAGCCGGAGGGCGAACCGGTGCGCATCGTCCACGTCGGCGGAGCCGGGCTCACGCTGCCGCGCTACGTCGCCGCCACCCGTCCGCGCTCCGCCCAGGTCGTGCTGGAGCCCGACCTCCGACTGACCGAGCACGTGCGCGAGGAGCTGCCGCTCCCCCGCCGCAGCGGCATCAAGGTCCGCGCGGTCGACGGCCGGGCCGGGACCGCCGCGCTGCGGGCGGAGAGCCACGACCTCGTGGTGGTCGACGCGTTCGCCGCCGCGCGGGTGCCCGCCGAGCTCGTCACCGTCGAGTACGCCGCGTCCGCGGCCCGGGCCCTGGCCCCCGCCGGCTGGCTGCTGATGAACCTGACCGACCGGGCCCCCTTCACCTGGACCCGCCGGGTGGTGGCCGCGGTCCGCACCGTCCTCCCCGACCTGGTGCTGAGCGCCGAACCTGCCACCCTGCGCGGCCGCCGCTTCGGCAACCTGCTCCTGGTGGCCGGCCGCCGGGGCGTCCCGGCGGCGGCGCTGCGCAGCCGCACCGCGACCTCCGGGCTGCCCTACCGGGTGCTCGCCGGCGGCGAGCTGGACAGCTCCTTCGGGGGCGGCCGGCCGTTCACCGAGGACGACTGCGCCCCGTCGCCGCTGCCCGGGGACCGTTAGCCGGGCCGGCGCTCAGCGGCGGCGCTTCTCCCGCGGCCGCTGCTGCAGCACGATCGGCGTGCCGACGAAGCCGAACTCCTCGCGCAGCCGACGCTCGACGTACCGCTCGTAGGAGGCCTCGAGCTTGCCGCTGGTGAACAGCACGAACATCGGGGGCGCGACCGACGGCTGGGTCCCGAACAGGATCTTCGGCTGCTTGCCGCCGCGCACCGGGTGGGGGTGCTCGGCGACCAGGCGGCCGAGGAAGCCGTTCAGCGCACCGGTGGTGATCCGGGTCTCCCAGCCCTCGAGCGCCTTGTCGAGCGCCGGCACCAGCCGGTCGACGTGCCAGCCGGTGCGGGCGGTGACGTTGATCCGGGGCGCCCACTGCACCTGGACCAGCTCGCGCTCGATCTCGCGCTCGAGGTAGTAGCGGCGCTCCTCGTCGACCAGGTCCCACTTGTTGAACGCGATCACCAGGGCCCGTCCGGACTCCCGGACGGTCTGGATGATCCGCAGGTCCTGCTCGGAGATCGACTGGCCGCCGTCGATGACCAGCACCGCCACCTCGGCGCGGTCGATGGCGGTCGAGGTGCGCAGCGACGCGTAGTACTCGTGGCCGGAGGCCTCCTTGACCCGCTTGCGGATGCCGGCGGTGTCGATGAACCGCCAGGTGCGCCCGCCGAGCTGGACCAGCTCGTCGACCGGGTCCACGGTGGTGCCGGCGACGTTGTCGACGACGACCCGGTCCTCCCCCGCCAGCTTGTTCAGCAGCGAGGACTTGCCGACGTTGGGCTTGCCGACGATCGCGATCCGTCGCGGCCCACGGACCTCGGCGTCGCGCTCGGGCGGCGGCTCCGGCAGGGCCGCGAGCACGGCATCGAGCATGTCGCCCGAGCCGCGCCCGTGCAGTGCGGACACCGGGAACGGCTCGCCGAGGCCGAGGTTCCACAGGCCGTAGGCCTCGGCCTCGGTGCGCTGGTCGTCGACCTTGTTGGCCGCGAGCACCACGGGCTTGCCCGAGCGGCGCAGGATCTTCACCACCGCCTCGTCGGCGTCGGTGATCCCGACGGTGGCGTCGACCACGAACAGCACCGCGTCGGCCAGGGTCACCGCGATCTCGGCCTGCCCGGCGATCCGCTCCGCCAGGCCCCGGGCGTCGGGGTCCCAGCCACCGGTGTCGACCACCGTGAACGCCCGGCCGCTCCAGTTCGCGTCGTAGGAGACACGGTCGCGGGTGACGCCGGGGACGTCCTCGACGACCGCCTCCCGGCGGCCGATGATCCGGTTGACCAGCGTCGACTTCCCGACGTTGGGCCGGCCGACGACGGCGAGCACGGGCACCGGCCCGAGCGCCTCCGGCTCGGCGGTCGCCGTCCCGTCGGGGGTGGGCAGGTCGTGACCGTCGGTCATGGTGCTCCTCGTTCGGTGATCCCGGTGGCCGGGTCGGGCTCGATCTCAGCAGTGGGCAGCGGACCCGGCAGCTCACGGCCGGTCGACGTGCGGGCACGGTCCAGGTGGACCAGCATCTGCTCCCGGAGGAACACCGAGCCCTGCTCGACTTGTTCCCGGGTCCGCGGCCACGGCGTGGCGGGCAGGGTGCTGACGGGTCCGAACACGAGGTCGACGACCCCACCGCGGGCGGGCAGGGCGTCGCTGTGCCCGCCGGGCTCGCGGGTGCCGAACATCACGACCGGGACCACGGGCGCGCCGGAGACCAGCGCGAAGTACGCCGCGCCGCGGTGGAACCGGTCCAGCTCACCGCTCCCCCGCCGCCCCTCGGGGAAGATGCCGACCGCGTTCCCCTCGCGGAGCACCCGCACGCAGGCCTTCACGGCGGCCGGGTCGGTGTGGAAGCGATCCAGCCGGATCTGGCCGGATGCCCGGAGCACGCCGCCCAGGGGACCGGCGAACATCTCCTTCTTGGTCAGGGTGTGCACCGGCCGGGGCGCGAAGATCGCCAGCAGCGGGCCGTCGGCGACGCCGACGTGGTTGCTGACGAAGATCACCGGCCCCGACGCGGGGACCTGCTCGGTCCCGTGCACGCGGACGCCGAAGCGACGGCGGACCACCGGGCGCGCCCACCGCCGCAGCGGCGAGTGCAGCAGCCACCGCGCGGGATGGCGGGTCCGGTCGCTGCGCGGCAGGTCGGTGTGCGAGCCGTGGGCCGGGCCGATCGTGGCGACGCTCACGCGCGCGCCTCCACCGCCTCCACGAGGTCGACCACCAGGCCGATCACCTCGTCGAGGCTGTACGGCGTGGTGTCGATGTGGACCGCGCCGTCCGCCATCACCAGCGGCGCGGTCGCGCGACCCGAGTCGATCCGGTCGCGGGCCAGCAGCGATTCGCGGGTGGCGGCGACGTCGGCGGCCCCCACCTCCGCGGCCCGCCGGGCGGCCCGGGCGGCGGGGTCGGCGCTCAGGTAGACCTTGACGGGGGCGTCGGGGGCCACCACCGAGCCGATGTCGCGCCCCTCGACCACGATCCCGTCGCCGGCTGCGGCGATCACCTCGCGCTGCAGGCGCAGCAGCCGGGACCGGACGGCGGGCACCGCGCTGACCGGCGAGACCGCGGCGTTCACCGCGTCGCTGCGGATGGGGCCGGCCACGTCGGCGTCGTCCACCGCGATGGTCGGCGCCTGCGGGTCGGTGCCGGACGCGATCGACGGCTCCTCGACCCGCGCGGCGACCGCGGCGGGGTCGTGCACGTCGACGCCGTGCTGCAGCATCCACCAGGTCATCGCGCGGAACATCGCACCGGTGTCGAGGTAGCGCAGGCCGAGCCGGGTCGCGACGCCCCGCGACGTGCTCGACTTGCCGGAGCCGGAGGTGCCGTCGATCGCGACGACCAGGCCCGGCCCCTGGTGGGACGTCGGGTCGCCGACGGGTCGGCCGGGGGTGGGCGCGCTGCTGGACACGGGAGTGGCTCTCCTCGAACGGGGACGGTGCGACGCCGGGGTCGCCGTACGTCGTTCGGGCCGCAGCCTACCTGTGGGTCACCCAGTTGCGGGACTCGAGAGAGTCCGCCAGCAGCTCCGCGCGGGACTCCTCGACCACGAGCTCGACCAGGCCGACCGGCCGACCGGGGTCGTGGTCGATGTGCACGTCCTCGATGTTGACGCCGATCTCGCCGGCGTCCGCGAACAGCCGGGCCAGCTCGCCGGGGTGGTCGGGCACCGCCACGAAGACCGACTCGGTCGGCCGGGGCGGCCCGCCGTGCTTGCCGGGGATCGCGAGGGTGCCGCGCACGCCACGGTCGAGCAGGTCGACCACGCCGTCGCGCTCGTCCCGCTCGATGGCGGAGATGAGCGCGTCCAGGTCCCCCCGCACCTCGCCGAGCAGGCGCAGGACCGCCGCGGCGTTGCCGGACACGATCTGCTGCCACAGTCCCGGGTCACCGGCGGCGATGCGGGTGACGTCGCGGACCCCCTGCCCCGACAGCGCCAGGTGCTCGGCCGGCGCCCCGGCCAGCCGGCCGGCGGCCAGGACCGACATCAGGTGTGGCAGGTGCGAGGTCCGCGCGACGGCCAGGTCGTGCTCCTCGGGGGTCATCCGGACCGGCGTGGCGCCGCACAGCTCGGCGAGCGCCGTCACCGCGGCGACGGCCGCGGGGTCGGCCCCGGGATGCGGCGCGATGGCCCAGGGCCGCCCGTCGAACAGTGAGGCCGAGCCCGCCAGCGGCCCGGACCGCTCCGAACCGGCCATCGGGTGCGACCCGACGTAGCGGGCCAGGCCGGCGACCCGTTTCTCCCGCAGCTCGGCCAGGGGCGCGGTCTTGACGCTGCCGACGTCGGTGACCACGGCCTCCGGGTGCTCCTCGAGGGCGCGCGCCACCTCCGGGCCGAGCAGGTCGGGCGGAACCGCCACCACCACCAGCGCTGGGCTCGCGTCGGCCGGCACCGGGACACCGGCACCGAGGCCGCTGGCGGTGCGCACGTGCTCGCTCGCCACGTCGGCCAGCCAGACCGTCACGTCGTGGCGTCGCAGCGCCAGGCCGATCGAGGTGCCGAGCAGGCCCGACCCCACCACCAGCACCGGCCCCGCTGGCCCCGCCACCGCCGTCACGAGCACACCTCTCGGCTCCGTCTCCTCGACCCTGGACGGGCCAAGGCTAACGAGGCGCGCGACGCAGCGGTCGGCGCGCTCGGCGGGCGGACTACATCTGGGCGCTGTCCAGCAGCGTGCCGAGCTCCTCGCGGGTGAGCTCACGCAGCTCGCCCACCCCGAGCCCCTGGAGCTGGACCGGGCCGATGGCGGTGCGCGTGAGCCGGCGTACAGGGTGCCCGACGTGGTCCAACAGGCGCCTGACGATCCGGTTGCGGCCCTCGTGGATGACCAGCTCCACGATCGAGCGCTCGGGACGGCCCCCGCGGCCCGGCGTGGTGCCGACCAGCCGGGCCTGCGAGACCGTGACCGGGCCGTCCTCGAGGGTGACGCCCTCCAGCAGCCTGCCGACGGTGGCCTTGCGGACCTCGCCCTCGACCTCGGCGACGTAGGTCTTGTCGACCTCGTAGGACGGGTGCGCCATCCGGTGGGCGAAGTCGCCGTCGTTGGTGAGCAGCAGCAGCCCGGAGGTGTCGGTGTCGAGCCGGCCGACGTGGAAGAGGCGCTCGGGACGGTCGGCCACGAGGTCGGAGAGGGTACGCCGGCCCTCGGGGTCGGACATCGTGGAGACGACGCCCCGGGGCTTGTTCAACACCAGGTAGACGTTCGGCGACACCGGAGGCAGCCGCTTGCCCGCGACCCGGATCACCGCGGTGCGCGGGTCGACCTTGGTGCCGAGCCGGGTGACGACCTCGCCGTCGACCTCGACCCGGCCCTCGAGCATCAGCTCCTCGCACTTGCGCCGCGAGGCGACGCCCGACATCGCGAGCAGCTTCTGCAGCCGGATCAGGCCGTCCTCGCCGATGGGGAGGTCGGGGTGGTGCTCGCTCACGTCGGTTCGGTTCCTCCGTCGGGTTCGGTGCCG is a window encoding:
- a CDS encoding SCO4226 family nickel-binding protein, translated to MPEFMDVHTGMAGVTPEGLMEAHNADLAIQGDEHVNFKHAWADPESGMVFCLSEAPSAEAVQRIHERAGHRADNVYEVPVQA
- a CDS encoding pseudouridine synthase, which gives rise to MSGVASRRKCEELMLEGRVEVDGEVVTRLGTKVDPRTAVIRVAGKRLPPVSPNVYLVLNKPRGVVSTMSDPEGRRTLSDLVADRPERLFHVGRLDTDTSGLLLLTNDGDFAHRMAHPSYEVDKTYVAEVEGEVRKATVGRLLEGVTLEDGPVTVSQARLVGTTPGRGGRPERSIVELVIHEGRNRIVRRLLDHVGHPVRRLTRTAIGPVQLQGLGVGELRELTREELGTLLDSAQM
- a CDS encoding prephenate dehydrogenase; the protein is MTAVAGPAGPVLVVGSGLLGTSIGLALRRHDVTVWLADVASEHVRTASGLGAGVPVPADASPALVVVAVPPDLLGPEVARALEEHPEAVVTDVGSVKTAPLAELREKRVAGLARYVGSHPMAGSERSGPLAGSASLFDGRPWAIAPHPGADPAAVAAVTALAELCGATPVRMTPEEHDLAVARTSHLPHLMSVLAAGRLAGAPAEHLALSGQGVRDVTRIAAGDPGLWQQIVSGNAAAVLRLLGEVRGDLDALISAIERDERDGVVDLLDRGVRGTLAIPGKHGGPPRPTESVFVAVPDHPGELARLFADAGEIGVNIEDVHIDHDPGRPVGLVELVVEESRAELLADSLESRNWVTHR
- a CDS encoding lysophospholipid acyltransferase family protein, which encodes MSVATIGPAHGSHTDLPRSDRTRHPARWLLHSPLRRWARPVVRRRFGVRVHGTEQVPASGPVIFVSNHVGVADGPLLAIFAPRPVHTLTKKEMFAGPLGGVLRASGQIRLDRFHTDPAAVKACVRVLREGNAVGIFPEGRRGSGELDRFHRGAAYFALVSGAPVVPVVMFGTREPGGHSDALPARGGVVDLVFGPVSTLPATPWPRTREQVEQGSVFLREQMLVHLDRARTSTGRELPGPLPTAEIEPDPATGITERGAP
- the cmk gene encoding (d)CMP kinase codes for the protein MSSSAPTPGRPVGDPTSHQGPGLVVAIDGTSGSGKSSTSRGVATRLGLRYLDTGAMFRAMTWWMLQHGVDVHDPAAVAARVEEPSIASGTDPQAPTIAVDDADVAGPIRSDAVNAAVSPVSAVPAVRSRLLRLQREVIAAAGDGIVVEGRDIGSVVAPDAPVKVYLSADPAARAARRAAEVGAADVAATRESLLARDRIDSGRATAPLVMADGAVHIDTTPYSLDEVIGLVVDLVEAVEARA
- a CDS encoding fused MFS/spermidine synthase, whose translation is MEILPADRPGAFVVRVDGADQSLVDLGDPTRLDFDYVRRMGDVLDAWQPEGEPVRIVHVGGAGLTLPRYVAATRPRSAQVVLEPDLRLTEHVREELPLPRRSGIKVRAVDGRAGTAALRAESHDLVVVDAFAAARVPAELVTVEYAASAARALAPAGWLLMNLTDRAPFTWTRRVVAAVRTVLPDLVLSAEPATLRGRRFGNLLLVAGRRGVPAAALRSRTATSGLPYRVLAGGELDSSFGGGRPFTEDDCAPSPLPGDR
- a CDS encoding patatin-like phospholipase family protein, translated to MSTRRNIFILSGGGSRGAGQVGMLRGLWDAGIVPDMLIGGSVGAINACFMAAHPGERGIADLEDVWCGMSEEALCGRRHSVVVNVFRRRPYLFSADRLRRLVSEWVPTYHLENLPTPVRVATTDITTGRAVHHDHGYIPDLIAASAALPGIFPPVLLRGEDGLSTHVDAGVAENVPLSGAVEVARPGDRVWVLDVTRRPTTMRNLRNPLDVLIASLAASVRNRDEPSLPEGVEVVRCKLDETFDCGPVFDFGHTADLFRLGAQAAAEALASSAEVVAA
- a CDS encoding bifunctional metallophosphatase/5'-nucleotidase is translated as MNRHGRRLSAFSVVALTTLALGVATGPGSSAEVGKAPRAGTAGHAAGQQSTLSSGLAARGAYKHAAKSRKNGYIKLDLLALNDFHGNLEGPTGSINGVAAGGATNLAHLIREQRKISRANGAKPLTVAAGDLIGASPLLSAAFHDEPTIETMNKIGLQVSAVGNHEFDEGWQELRRMANGGCLDDGDGANGADSCPGGKQFAGADFPYLGANVKWADPSGHKRDTVFPATHMMKVHGVKVGFIGMTLEGTPAIVSQAGIQGLQFTDEVETANALVPELRARGVESIVVLLHEGLFQRKDTSAYDGCIDPDGPALAIAQQLSPAIDAVVSGHTHQAYNCVVQDPEGQPRLLTSASSYGKMITKLHLLIDPRTRDIVRPAEYAQNMIVRADPDHSWSPSIAKLIAGYNTLVEPIKNAVIGHIEGGATVSRSPDADGGDSPLGNLIADSQKADTTVVQADGTKPVIALMNPGGIRADLVPDANGDVTYGAAFTVQPFNNNVVSMDLTGAQIKELLNEQWNGTNEGSGQKILQVSGLSYTWDRSEAALPTTDALVGDVMVDADGDPGTPMVALDDAATYRVVANSFLSDGGDSFATFKDSQDKLIGGLDIDSLRTYLEANNPTPVPVTDRISSQD
- a CDS encoding TerD family protein; this translates as MDQLTSGQEIDLVDPEGRPLTRLRLGLGWDKARTAGFIGTGAPDVDLDASVVEFAGEQLFDLAFYNNLRTRDGAVVHLGDNLSGSGEGDDEALELDLARVYPRVDSLMLMVSSYQGHTLEWIANAWCRLVDEQGTELARFTLTGGVPDTGLVMARLRRDGEHWRLRAIGRGIPAKVPTESVEALRPYL
- the der gene encoding ribosome biogenesis GTPase Der is translated as MTDGHDLPTPDGTATAEPEALGPVPVLAVVGRPNVGKSTLVNRIIGRREAVVEDVPGVTRDRVSYDANWSGRAFTVVDTGGWDPDARGLAERIAGQAEIAVTLADAVLFVVDATVGITDADEAVVKILRRSGKPVVLAANKVDDQRTEAEAYGLWNLGLGEPFPVSALHGRGSGDMLDAVLAALPEPPPERDAEVRGPRRIAIVGKPNVGKSSLLNKLAGEDRVVVDNVAGTTVDPVDELVQLGGRTWRFIDTAGIRKRVKEASGHEYYASLRTSTAIDRAEVAVLVIDGGQSISEQDLRIIQTVRESGRALVIAFNKWDLVDEERRYYLEREIERELVQVQWAPRINVTARTGWHVDRLVPALDKALEGWETRITTGALNGFLGRLVAEHPHPVRGGKQPKILFGTQPSVAPPMFVLFTSGKLEASYERYVERRLREEFGFVGTPIVLQQRPREKRRR